The genomic interval ACTTGATACTTGATACTTGACGCATGAAACTTCTTAGCCTGGTGCACAGCTAAGGCAAGGCAGCCAATGCGTGGTGGAAGTTTTGCATCATTTTGTATGAAGTTGCTTGGAATTGCTCATATCAATTACATTGCTTATATCATGATTTTGATGTTTCATCACGTGTTAGGACTTGGGAGCCAAAGTGCATTGTAGAACACGGAATGTAGAACACacacttttgtttttcttacaAGTCCATTATCCCTGGGTGCCAACTTTGAATTGGAATCCTAAGCTCAAGTGTCTTATTTATGGTAATAGCTTAGAAATGAAGGGGAAGGAGCCCTTCTTAATAGGTGGTAACTTAATGTAAATTGTAAGTGGTAAACGGGACCTCGGGAGTTGCACTCTAGAATGATAAATTTGCAGAGGCTAAAAGGCTGACGTTTGATTGGATAAGACGGTGGACGTGACATCTTTGACTTTAATATCCCAATTTAAGGCGTTGAACAAACAAACGCACTTTTGAGAACTTTGGTTGTAACATATAATTAAActcaaattttattaaaattgcCACAAACAAAAGACTTATTATTAATTTTGCCCACTCCCTCCTCTCTTCTAAACTTACAAAGATTGCCTACCAAGTACCAACTTGCCGACTCATAGAGTATATAAGTAGCTATAGTGAGGGGAGTTCTCCATGGTAAAGTTTCAATACACGATTACAATTTTGTAAAACTAAATACTCCTAACATAAACACTTGTTAGATATCAAATCGATCATTTTAGACATCAAATCAACTAGGCCGATTCGTATTTGTGAGCATAATTAATTACAAATTTAAACCAATATAAGTAGATTCACATTTCATGCATTGTATAAGTTGAATCTCTAATTCTAAGTTATAACTAtctaaaagaaaacaagaaatagTGATTATTGTGTCCTTAATTGTTGAAATTGATAAGCAAAGATCATAAACAAAAGAGAAGGAAGGGgctcaaaatataatttcagGAACGTCACGGGCTCTCTGAGCAAATACCAATAATAGAGGGGATGATTAGCGCGGGAGAGTAATCAAGATTGTGAGGTGTACGTTTAAACTCTAAATCATCCCTCTGATTCAAATTTAAAGCACCAAAAATGTCAAAACGGCACGGAAAAAGAGAAAACGGGAAAcccaaaaccaaaccgaaccaaaacTTAAAAGCAGCGTGTTCCTTACTCTCTCTCATTAATCATGGCCGATCTGTACGGAACGCCGCCGGACTCGGAAGAAATCTCCAACATTCTCAGCCACCTCCTCCACGGCGGCTCCTCCTCCGCTTCCTCTTCCTGCGCTCCCTTCAAGCATGTGCACCTCATCAACTCCTCCTCAGTGCCACCGCCTCATCATACGACACCGTCTCACGACCACCACCCTCAGCTGCTGGCCCGATCGGCCGACCGGCCCcctgattttcatttttcggaTTCCGGCGGGTATTTCGTGGACTCGGACGCCAACACTTCGACGAAGGGGAGGAGAGTTTCGTCGGAGAATGATCTCGGTGACGTCAGCTGCGACAGTGAGGTAAAAGCTATTCTTTTTCTCTATCATCAGATTCAGATAGAAAAGACAAAGATTGAGACTtctgatttgtttttgttaacaGTAAGAGTTTGTTGAGGTAGAATTAGTTGGAAATTTGAAATATTTTGGTGGATTTATAAGGGTCCTGAAGCGCCGGAGGTTCCATTGAACCCAGCTCCGTCGCGTAGTTTGTCCAAGAGAGGCAGAGCGGCGGAGGTTCATAACTTGTCTGAAAAGGTtagtcttttttttattcCATAACTTTGTTCTTGGCAATTTGGCCCATAATGTGATTATACGACCCATGTGAATTTGATTCGGAGTTGAAATTGATTGTGGAACAGAGAAGGAGGAGTAAGATCAATGAGAAGATGAAAGCTTTGCAGAACTTGATTCCGAATTCTAACAAGGTACTGTACTCTACTTCAAAATTTTCTGTAGCTTTAGTTTTTGACtttttgtgtttctgtttacaAATGAGTGATCTGGGGTTGTTTTTGTTAGACTGACAAGGCTTCAATGCTGGATGAAGCAATTGAGTATTTGAAGCAGCTCCAGCTTCAAGTACAGGTCAGATAGTTTTCACTCCTGAATGTAAATGGCAATTGCTTTTTATATGCTTCAATAATAAGTCGTGTTTAGCAGTGTGAGCTCTTTGGTTTTCTGGTTTGCTAATTCAAGTATTGAGGAGCTATAGTGGCTTAGTGAGTGAACTATTTGCTACTTTCAAAGAGTACAGTTTTTTCTGAAGCATGATTCAGTTGCGATTATTTTGTTTGTAGCTAGATTTGAAATCAACAGAGCTCTGAGATCACTTTTGGCTAACTCATTATTGCTTAGTGCTTATGCAATAATCCTGTCTATGTAAAGAAGTAAATATTTTATAAAGTGTAGTGCATTAGCTTTGGAAACAACAAATGGTTCAACATTGTCCATCTGGATTTAGTAGACCTGACCGACTCGAGCATTGCGAAATCGTTGCTCCATGCTGTAGCGATTGTCAAGAAAGTCATTTCGTATTTGAGACAGAGTACTTCACAAAAGCCTATTATAACTTGCTAGATGGAAATGCATTAATAGATTAACATTGTTCTTACTCCAACGTTTAAAACCGAAGATGTTCTTTAAAAACTATGAACAACCTCTCAGCCTCATCTCTTGCTACCTGTTATTGTGGCTTAATCATAGCATATAATCAAGTTTGGCTGTACATTTTAGGGACTAGGCTGTTTTTCATCTTCCTTCATCCACGTAACAATTTAACATCGAATTTGTAGCCTTTTTCATGACCTAGGTCATGTGCTTTTTGAAGGAAGCCTATTGTGTCCTTTGTTTCTCGCTGATCTTTTGTTGATCCTTGGTTTACATTTTAGTCCTACCAACTGTGCATAAATGATACCTAGCACAGTAGTTAGGTAGAAGATCATGTGTCCAACAGTTATACTTGGACCAGGATATGCTGTGTATAAAGTCTACCCCTTCAGATTTTGTATTTGCAATATACCCTTTACCCTACTGTCTTGTGCTAAAATAATCATGAAAAGAAAGTCACTTTTCATAATAAAGCTAACATGCTCTTTTCTTCTGATTGTGTTTGCAGATGTTAACGATGAGAAATGGACTGGGTTTGCACCCCATGTGTTTACCAGGAATGATGCAGCCTGTGCAAATGCCTCATATGGCATCGGGCTTTGACGAAGGAAATAACAAAGTTCCAAAGTCTACCAGTGGAATGAGTCCTTTTTTTGGGAGTGAAGAGAACTGCATGCAATCAGCTTATAATATTTCTAGTGGATGCACAATCTCGAACCAGTCAATGGTCGCAACTTCAGCTGCAAATGTCCCTGGTTCAGAAGCCTCATTCGTTTTTGGACCATCGACCCAAGCTTACTACAGACCCTTTTTTGGTGC from Argentina anserina chromosome 2, drPotAnse1.1, whole genome shotgun sequence carries:
- the LOC126785246 gene encoding transcription factor SPATULA-like, giving the protein MADLYGTPPDSEEISNILSHLLHGGSSSASSSCAPFKHVHLINSSSVPPPHHTTPSHDHHPQLLARSADRPPDFHFSDSGGYFVDSDANTSTKGRRVSSENDLGDVSCDSEGPEAPEVPLNPAPSRSLSKRGRAAEVHNLSEKRRRSKINEKMKALQNLIPNSNKTDKASMLDEAIEYLKQLQLQVQMLTMRNGLGLHPMCLPGMMQPVQMPHMASGFDEGNNKVPKSTSGMSPFFGSEENCMQSAYNISSGCTISNQSMVATSAANVPGSEASFVFGPSTQAYYRPFFGATSPKEIFSGEGEPSSKSESNPTGKASSSDADKVSPVRPDV